A single window of Mycolicibacterium aurum DNA harbors:
- a CDS encoding alpha/beta fold hydrolase, with the protein MRGGAGWLAGAAGVAAVGSAAGVSLASSLRRRVSADDPHRDEDFELLDADRSCVVTTPDGVPLAVREVGPENAPLTVVFAHGFCLRMGSFHFQRACLTEHWGKQVRMVFYDQRGHGQSGEASPDTYTVEQLGQDLESVLAVIAPRGPVVLVGHSMGGMTVLSHARQYPQRYPTRIVGAALISSAAEGVARSPLGEILKNPALEAVRFTARYAPKMVHRGRGAARSVIGPILRAASYGDEGVSPSVVAFSERMMHDTPIATLVEFLHALEVHDETAGLETLNKIETLVACGDRDLLTPMEYSQEMADALAKSELVIVGGAGHLVQLERPEVIDDALVRLVERATPSKLTALTRRVRDRVRNHG; encoded by the coding sequence ATGAGGGGCGGCGCCGGGTGGCTGGCCGGCGCGGCAGGGGTGGCGGCCGTCGGGTCGGCTGCGGGAGTCTCGCTGGCGAGCTCGCTGCGCCGTCGCGTGTCGGCCGACGATCCGCACCGGGACGAGGATTTCGAGTTGCTCGACGCTGACCGCAGCTGCGTGGTGACCACTCCTGACGGTGTCCCGCTGGCGGTGCGTGAGGTCGGGCCGGAGAACGCCCCGCTGACCGTCGTCTTCGCCCACGGCTTCTGTCTGCGGATGGGGTCGTTCCACTTTCAGCGCGCCTGTCTCACCGAGCACTGGGGCAAGCAGGTTCGGATGGTCTTCTACGATCAGCGCGGCCACGGCCAGTCCGGGGAAGCGTCGCCGGACACGTACACGGTAGAGCAACTGGGCCAGGATCTGGAGAGCGTGCTGGCTGTCATTGCACCGCGGGGACCCGTTGTGTTGGTGGGGCATTCGATGGGCGGGATGACCGTGCTATCGCACGCGCGGCAGTATCCGCAGCGCTATCCGACCCGGATCGTCGGTGCTGCTTTGATCTCGTCTGCCGCAGAGGGTGTCGCACGCTCCCCGCTGGGTGAGATTCTGAAAAACCCTGCGCTGGAGGCGGTCCGGTTCACCGCTCGGTACGCACCGAAGATGGTGCATCGCGGCAGGGGTGCTGCACGCTCGGTGATCGGGCCGATCCTGCGCGCGGCCTCCTATGGTGACGAGGGGGTCAGTCCGAGCGTGGTGGCGTTCTCCGAGCGGATGATGCACGACACGCCGATCGCCACGCTCGTCGAATTCCTGCACGCACTCGAGGTGCACGACGAGACTGCGGGGTTGGAGACGCTGAACAAGATCGAGACCCTGGTGGCGTGCGGCGATCGTGATCTGCTGACGCCGATGGAGTACTCGCAGGAGATGGCTGACGCGTTGGCGAAGTCTGAGCTCGTGATCGTCGGTGGCGCAGGACATCTGGTGCAACTGGAGCGCCCCGAGGTGATCGACGATGCACTGGTCCGACTTGTGGAGCGGGCGACCCCGTCGAAGCTGACCGCGCTGACGAGGCGGGTCAGGGATCGGGTGCGCAACCATGGATGA
- a CDS encoding nuclear transport factor 2 family protein, with amino-acid sequence MSGALADKLAVTELLYRYAELIDAGDFDGVGQLLGRGTFMGVAGADAIAELFAATTRRFPDHDNTPRTRHLVLNPIVDVDGDSATARSTFCVVQRTEAIALQPIVVGRYADTFGRDAGGWFFTGRTVDVEMVGDVSDHLTMDPSRFR; translated from the coding sequence ATGAGCGGGGCGCTGGCCGACAAGCTGGCCGTCACCGAATTGCTGTATCGCTACGCCGAATTGATCGACGCCGGCGACTTCGACGGAGTCGGTCAACTGCTGGGGCGTGGCACGTTCATGGGTGTTGCCGGAGCCGACGCGATCGCCGAACTCTTCGCCGCCACCACCCGGCGGTTTCCCGACCACGACAACACGCCGCGGACGCGGCACCTAGTGCTCAACCCGATCGTCGATGTCGATGGCGACTCTGCGACCGCGCGCTCCACCTTCTGCGTGGTGCAGCGCACGGAAGCAATTGCGTTGCAGCCCATCGTGGTGGGGCGATACGCCGACACGTTCGGCCGCGACGCCGGCGGCTGGTTCTTCACCGGGCGCACGGTCGATGTGGAGATGGTCGGCGACGTGTCCGACCACCTGACGATGGATCCCAGCCGCTTCCGCTAA
- the groL gene encoding chaperonin GroEL (60 kDa chaperone family; promotes refolding of misfolded polypeptides especially under stressful conditions; forms two stacked rings of heptamers to form a barrel-shaped 14mer; ends can be capped by GroES; misfolded proteins enter the barrel where they are refolded when GroES binds): protein MSKQIEFNETARRAMEVGVDKLADAVKVTLGPRGRHVVLAKSWGGPTVTNDGVTIAREIDLEDPFENLGAQLVKSVATKTNDVAGDGTTTATVLAQAMVRAGLRNVAAGANPISLGVGIAKAAEAVSEALQSAAIPVNDKKAIAQVATVSSRDEQVGELVGEAMTKVGTDGVVTVEESSTMNTELEVTEGVGFDKGFLSAYFVTDFDSQEAVLEDAVVLLHREKISSLPDLLPLLEKVAEAGKPLLIVAEDVEGEALSTLVVNAIRKTLKAVAVKAPFFGDRRKAFLDDLAVVTGGQVVNPDVGLVLREVGLEVLGSARRVVVDKDSTVIVDGGGTQEAIDGRKSQLRAEIEASDSDWDREKLEERLAKLSGGVAVIKVGAATETDLKKRKEAVEDAVSAAKAAVEEGIVVGGGSALVQARKSLDKLREGLSGDEAIGVDVFSSALSAPLYWIATNAGLDGSVVVNKVSELPAGHGFNAATLTYGDLIADGVIDPVKVTRSAVVNAASVARMILTTETAIVDKPAESEDDGHGHSHGHGHSH, encoded by the coding sequence ATGAGTAAGCAAATTGAGTTCAACGAAACCGCGCGCCGCGCCATGGAGGTCGGAGTCGACAAGCTCGCCGACGCGGTCAAGGTGACGCTCGGGCCGCGCGGTCGCCACGTGGTGCTGGCCAAGTCCTGGGGCGGTCCGACCGTCACCAACGACGGCGTCACCATCGCCCGAGAGATCGACCTCGAAGATCCCTTCGAGAACCTGGGTGCGCAGCTGGTGAAGTCGGTGGCCACCAAGACCAACGACGTCGCCGGTGACGGCACCACCACCGCCACCGTGCTCGCTCAGGCGATGGTCAGGGCCGGCCTGCGCAACGTCGCGGCCGGCGCCAACCCGATCTCGCTCGGCGTCGGCATCGCCAAGGCGGCCGAGGCGGTCTCGGAGGCCCTTCAGTCCGCGGCCATCCCGGTCAACGACAAGAAGGCCATCGCTCAGGTCGCCACCGTGTCGTCCCGTGACGAGCAGGTCGGCGAGTTGGTCGGCGAGGCGATGACCAAGGTCGGCACCGACGGTGTCGTGACGGTCGAGGAATCCTCGACCATGAACACCGAGCTCGAGGTCACCGAAGGCGTCGGCTTCGACAAGGGTTTCCTGTCCGCCTACTTCGTCACCGACTTCGATTCGCAGGAGGCGGTCCTCGAAGACGCGGTGGTGCTGCTGCACCGCGAGAAGATCAGCTCGCTGCCCGATCTGCTTCCGTTGCTGGAGAAGGTGGCCGAGGCCGGCAAGCCGTTGCTCATCGTCGCTGAAGACGTCGAGGGCGAGGCGCTGTCCACCCTGGTCGTCAACGCCATCCGCAAGACCCTGAAGGCTGTCGCGGTCAAGGCGCCGTTCTTCGGTGACCGCCGCAAGGCGTTCCTCGACGATCTCGCCGTCGTCACCGGCGGCCAGGTCGTCAACCCCGACGTGGGCCTGGTCCTGCGTGAGGTCGGCCTTGAGGTGCTCGGTTCCGCGCGTCGCGTCGTGGTCGACAAGGACAGCACGGTGATCGTCGACGGCGGCGGCACCCAGGAGGCCATCGACGGCCGCAAGTCGCAGCTGCGCGCCGAGATCGAGGCGTCCGACTCCGACTGGGACCGCGAGAAGCTCGAAGAGCGGCTCGCCAAGCTGTCCGGCGGCGTCGCGGTGATCAAGGTCGGCGCGGCCACCGAAACCGACCTGAAGAAGCGCAAGGAAGCGGTCGAGGACGCCGTCTCGGCGGCCAAGGCTGCCGTCGAAGAGGGCATCGTCGTCGGCGGCGGGTCCGCTCTGGTGCAGGCCCGCAAGTCGCTGGACAAGCTCCGCGAAGGGCTGTCCGGTGACGAGGCGATCGGCGTCGACGTGTTCTCCTCTGCGCTGTCGGCACCGCTGTACTGGATCGCCACGAACGCCGGGCTCGACGGCTCCGTTGTCGTCAACAAGGTCTCGGAGTTGCCGGCAGGGCACGGCTTCAACGCCGCCACCCTGACCTACGGCGACCTGATCGCCGACGGCGTCATCGACCCGGTCAAGGTCACCCGCTCCGCGGTGGTCAACGCGGCGTCGGTGGCCCGGATGATCCTCACCACGGAGACGGCGATCGTCGACAAGCCGGCCGAGTCCGAGGACGACGGCCACGGCCACAGCCACGGTCACGGCCACTCGCACTAG
- the rimI gene encoding ribosomal protein S18-alanine N-acetyltransferase, with amino-acid sequence MSAAQYGPLVPADAMRCAELEAQLFDGDDPWPERAFLAELAAKHNLYVAARVDDKLVGYAGIARLGRIKPFEYEIHTIGVDPAYQGQGIGRNLLLRLFEYADDATIFLEVRTDNASAIALYESEGFTRVGVRKRYYRVSGADAYTMKRERR; translated from the coding sequence ATGAGTGCGGCGCAGTACGGCCCGCTCGTGCCTGCGGATGCGATGCGCTGCGCCGAATTGGAGGCGCAGCTGTTCGACGGCGACGATCCGTGGCCGGAGCGGGCATTTCTCGCAGAGCTGGCGGCAAAGCACAATCTGTATGTGGCTGCGCGGGTGGACGACAAGCTGGTGGGCTACGCGGGCATTGCCCGGCTGGGCCGAATCAAGCCGTTCGAGTATGAGATTCACACCATCGGTGTCGATCCCGCCTACCAGGGGCAGGGCATCGGAAGGAACCTGCTGCTGCGCCTGTTCGAGTACGCGGACGACGCGACCATCTTTCTCGAGGTGCGGACCGACAATGCCTCTGCCATCGCGCTGTATGAGAGCGAAGGGTTCACCAGGGTCGGGGTGCGCAAGCGGTACTACCGCGTCAGCGGTGCGGACGCCTACACGATGAAACGGGAGCGGCGATGA
- the tsaB gene encoding tRNA (adenosine(37)-N6)-threonylcarbamoyltransferase complex dimerization subunit type 1 TsaB has protein sequence MRRLVLAIDTATPAVTAGVVLLDDGGVELLAEQVTVDPRAHAERLTPNIVAALGDAEVSAGDLDAVVVGCGPGPFTGLRVGMATAAAFGHALGVPVRGVCSLDAIAVGTTGDVLVVTDARRREVYWARYRDAVRIDGPAVSAAADVPTGAEAVAGSPDHTVLFDLPRLAPVYPTAAGLVGAVADWTADPEPLVPLYLRRPDAKPQVQK, from the coding sequence GTGAGACGGCTGGTCCTGGCCATCGACACCGCCACGCCCGCCGTCACGGCAGGCGTGGTCCTTCTCGATGATGGTGGTGTCGAACTGCTGGCCGAGCAGGTGACCGTGGACCCGCGCGCCCACGCCGAGCGATTGACCCCCAATATCGTTGCCGCGCTCGGTGATGCGGAGGTGTCGGCCGGTGATCTCGACGCGGTGGTCGTCGGGTGCGGTCCGGGTCCGTTCACGGGGCTGCGGGTCGGGATGGCGACGGCGGCGGCTTTCGGACATGCGCTCGGGGTCCCGGTCCGCGGGGTGTGCAGCCTGGACGCGATCGCGGTCGGGACGACGGGCGACGTTCTCGTCGTCACCGATGCCCGGCGCCGTGAGGTGTACTGGGCCCGCTACCGCGACGCGGTGCGCATTGACGGGCCGGCCGTCAGCGCCGCCGCCGACGTGCCCACCGGCGCCGAGGCGGTCGCAGGCTCGCCCGATCACACGGTGCTGTTCGACCTGCCCCGGCTCGCGCCGGTGTATCCCACGGCGGCAGGACTTGTTGGCGCAGTTGCAGATTGGACTGCCGATCCCGAGCCGTTGGTCCCGCTGTACCTGCGCCGCCCTGACGCGAAGCCGCAGGTGCAGAAATGA
- a CDS encoding alpha/beta fold hydrolase — MAEQVRLQDGRTLSYAEFGDPDGFTVLNAHGGLACRLDVAGAADAAGSCGVRLISPDRPGVGRSDPQPGRTVLDWADDVAALLDQLDVDRFAAMGWSLGGQYAAAVGYALPQRVSRVAIIAGALPLTEPGTLDRMPPIDRTFVALSRRAPWAARLCFRGMAFAARSAPRLYGRLAARNLGPADADVLQSQGLSTFAQMSQEALRQPQGVVEEYRAMVRPWGFAPEDIAVPVDVWGGTQDQLLDPSWPGELARRIPGAVLNLKSGGHFLAHLYYREIFEALRTV; from the coding sequence GTGGCGGAGCAGGTTCGGTTGCAGGACGGCCGCACGCTGTCGTATGCGGAGTTTGGCGACCCGGACGGATTCACCGTCCTCAATGCGCACGGTGGGCTGGCCTGCCGGCTCGATGTGGCCGGGGCAGCAGACGCCGCCGGCTCGTGTGGGGTCCGGTTGATCTCGCCGGATCGGCCAGGGGTCGGGCGTTCTGACCCACAGCCGGGCCGAACGGTCCTGGATTGGGCCGACGACGTCGCTGCGCTGCTCGACCAGCTCGACGTCGACCGGTTTGCGGCCATGGGGTGGTCCCTTGGCGGCCAGTATGCCGCGGCGGTCGGATACGCTCTGCCGCAACGTGTTTCGCGGGTCGCCATCATCGCCGGGGCCTTGCCGCTGACGGAGCCCGGAACACTCGATCGGATGCCGCCGATCGATCGAACCTTCGTCGCGCTGTCCCGCCGAGCGCCGTGGGCCGCGCGACTCTGCTTTCGGGGCATGGCATTCGCTGCCAGGAGCGCGCCGCGCCTCTACGGCCGCCTTGCGGCGCGCAACCTCGGGCCCGCGGACGCCGACGTGCTGCAATCGCAGGGTCTTTCGACCTTCGCGCAGATGTCCCAGGAAGCCCTGCGGCAGCCGCAGGGCGTCGTCGAGGAGTACCGGGCGATGGTGCGTCCGTGGGGTTTCGCACCCGAGGACATCGCGGTGCCGGTGGACGTCTGGGGAGGAACACAGGACCAGCTGCTCGACCCGTCGTGGCCGGGTGAACTCGCGCGCCGGATTCCGGGCGCGGTACTGAACCTGAAATCGGGCGGGCACTTCCTGGCCCACCTGTACTACCGGGAGATCTTCGAGGCGCTGCGCACAGTGTGA
- the tsaE gene encoding tRNA (adenosine(37)-N6)-threonylcarbamoyltransferase complex ATPase subunit type 1 TsaE: MDDRSGTAELLSAEDTIALGAALGKQLRAGDVVVLSGPLGAGKTVLAKGIAQAMDVEGPVISPTFVLARVHRARSDGAPAMVHVDLYRLLDQASVDLLAELDSLDLDTDLEDAVVVVEWGEGVAERLSDSHLDIRLERAPDTDVRTAIWQWSRP; the protein is encoded by the coding sequence ATGGATGACCGCTCGGGAACGGCGGAGTTGCTCAGCGCCGAGGACACCATCGCGCTGGGAGCGGCGCTCGGGAAGCAGCTGAGGGCAGGCGACGTCGTGGTGCTGTCTGGGCCGCTCGGCGCGGGAAAGACGGTGTTGGCCAAGGGTATCGCGCAGGCGATGGACGTCGAGGGGCCGGTGATCTCGCCGACGTTCGTGCTGGCCCGGGTGCACCGCGCCCGCAGCGACGGTGCGCCCGCCATGGTGCACGTCGATCTGTATCGACTGCTGGACCAGGCGTCGGTGGATCTGCTCGCCGAGCTCGATTCGCTGGATCTGGACACCGATCTCGAGGACGCCGTCGTGGTTGTCGAGTGGGGTGAAGGTGTCGCCGAACGGCTGTCGGACAGTCACCTCGACATTCGGTTGGAGCGGGCGCCCGACACCGACGTCCGCACTGCGATCTGGCAGTGGAGCAGGCCGTGA
- a CDS encoding HNH endonuclease signature motif containing protein: protein MFDQSVPEPSQLDGLSAAELVDAARACARAENAACARKLAVMAEIFVRRTRLPAADRENWWVDPDAAVSAELAAAQHITSGLALHQTHRGVALRDRLPHVADLFLRGLISDTLVRIIVTRTYLITDPDLVAAVDADLAAEITSWGPMSQKKTVTAIDALVERHDPNGLRITCDSAATRDVQFGSPTDAPGYTSVWARMLASDAATAERVLTELVYSVCDDDPRTVTERRNDAYAALLAGIPALACRCGAGDCEAAARPRPRRDTTVYVITDATTPPSAQAADEPSPETVAAPAPRSTKPFAACTRPAFVFGAGLTPAPLLGELVSDVESTHIRDIIHPGQSGPEPRYTPSRALADFIRCRDLTCRFPWCDKPATSADIDHTVPYPVGPTHPSNLKCLCRFHHLLKTFWIGALGWRDRQYPDGTIIWTSPTGHTYTTYPGSRLLFPALCRPTATLWVGDPPDIPLSDRRGTMMPRRRHTRAYNRARAIAAERQRNEVAGDHPPPF, encoded by the coding sequence ATGTTCGATCAATCTGTGCCGGAGCCCTCACAGCTGGACGGTCTGTCGGCCGCCGAACTCGTCGACGCCGCCCGCGCCTGCGCCCGCGCCGAGAACGCGGCATGCGCCCGCAAGCTGGCGGTGATGGCCGAGATCTTCGTCCGCCGCACCCGCCTGCCCGCCGCCGACCGGGAAAACTGGTGGGTCGACCCTGACGCCGCGGTGTCGGCAGAGTTGGCCGCCGCGCAGCACATCACCTCCGGGCTGGCACTTCACCAGACCCACCGCGGAGTCGCCCTACGCGACCGCCTGCCCCACGTAGCCGACCTGTTCCTGCGCGGGCTGATCAGCGACACGCTCGTTCGGATCATCGTGACCCGCACCTACTTGATCACCGACCCCGATCTCGTGGCCGCCGTCGATGCCGACCTCGCCGCCGAGATCACCAGCTGGGGACCCATGTCGCAGAAGAAGACCGTCACCGCGATCGACGCCCTCGTCGAGCGCCACGATCCGAACGGCCTGCGCATCACCTGCGATTCCGCAGCCACTCGTGACGTGCAATTCGGCTCGCCCACCGACGCTCCGGGGTACACCAGCGTGTGGGCGCGCATGCTGGCCTCCGACGCCGCGACCGCCGAACGGGTCCTGACCGAACTGGTCTACAGCGTCTGCGACGACGATCCGCGCACCGTCACCGAACGACGCAACGACGCCTATGCCGCGCTGCTCGCCGGCATCCCTGCCCTGGCCTGCCGCTGCGGCGCCGGCGACTGCGAAGCCGCCGCCCGGCCGCGGCCCCGCCGCGACACCACCGTCTACGTCATCACCGACGCCACCACACCGCCGTCTGCTCAGGCGGCCGACGAGCCCAGCCCGGAAACCGTGGCGGCCCCCGCGCCCCGGTCCACGAAGCCCTTCGCGGCGTGCACCAGGCCGGCCTTTGTCTTCGGCGCCGGCCTCACTCCCGCACCCCTGCTCGGCGAGCTCGTCTCCGACGTCGAGAGCACCCACATCCGCGACATCATCCACCCCGGGCAGTCAGGCCCCGAACCCCGCTACACCCCCTCCCGCGCGCTGGCCGACTTCATCCGCTGCCGCGACCTCACCTGCCGCTTCCCCTGGTGCGACAAGCCCGCCACCTCGGCCGACATCGACCACACCGTGCCCTACCCCGTCGGACCCACGCACCCCTCAAACCTCAAGTGCCTGTGCCGTTTCCACCACTTGCTGAAAACCTTCTGGATCGGCGCCCTCGGCTGGCGCGACCGCCAGTACCCTGACGGCACCATCATCTGGACCAGCCCCACCGGCCACACCTACACGACCTATCCGGGCAGCAGACTGCTCTTCCCAGCTCTCTGCCGACCCACCGCCACCCTCTGGGTCGGCGACCCCCCGGACATCCCCCTCAGTGACCGGCGCGGCACGATGATGCCCCGCCGCCGCCACACCCGCGCCTACAACCGCGCCCGCGCCATCGCCGCTGAACGACAACGCAACGAGGTCGCCGGCGACCACCCACCGCCCTTTTAG
- the groES gene encoding co-chaperone GroES — MASVNIKPLEDKILVQANEAETTTASGLVIPDTAKEKPQEGTVVAVGPGRWDEDGEKRIPLDVSEGDVVIYSKYGGTEIKYNNEEYLILSARDVLAVVSK, encoded by the coding sequence GTGGCGAGCGTGAACATCAAGCCACTCGAGGACAAGATCCTCGTACAGGCCAACGAGGCCGAGACCACGACCGCTTCCGGTCTGGTCATCCCCGACACCGCCAAAGAGAAGCCGCAGGAAGGCACCGTCGTCGCAGTTGGCCCCGGCCGCTGGGATGAGGACGGCGAGAAGCGGATTCCTCTGGACGTGTCGGAGGGCGACGTAGTCATCTACAGCAAGTACGGCGGCACCGAGATCAAGTACAACAATGAGGAGTACTTGATCCTGTCTGCGCGCGACGTGCTGGCTGTCGTCTCCAAGTAA
- the tsaD gene encoding tRNA (adenosine(37)-N6)-threonylcarbamoyltransferase complex transferase subunit TsaD has product MIILAIESSCDETGVGIADLGDDGSVTLLADEVASSVDEHARFGGVVPEIASRAHLEALGPTMRRALAAAGVEKPDVVAATIGPGLAGALLVGVAAAKAYSAAWQVPFYAVNHLGGHLAADVFDHGPLPESIGLLVSGGHTNLLHVRSLGQPIIELGSTVDDAAGEAYDKIARLLGLGYPGGRVLDELAREGDPKAVVFPRGMTGPRDEPYAFSFSGLKTAVARYVESHPDASQADVAAGFQEAVADVLTLKAVRAAKELGVSTLLIAGGVAANSRLRELAAQRCEEAGLTLRIPRPRLCTDNGAMIASFAAHLIAAGAPPSPLDAASNPGLPVVQGQVA; this is encoded by the coding sequence ATGATCATCCTGGCCATCGAGAGTTCCTGCGACGAAACGGGCGTCGGAATCGCCGACCTCGGCGACGACGGGTCGGTGACCTTGCTGGCCGACGAGGTCGCCTCCAGCGTCGACGAGCACGCCCGGTTCGGCGGTGTGGTGCCGGAGATCGCGTCGCGCGCGCACCTGGAGGCGCTGGGCCCGACGATGCGCAGGGCGCTGGCAGCCGCGGGTGTGGAGAAGCCCGATGTCGTGGCGGCCACGATAGGCCCCGGTCTCGCGGGGGCGCTGCTGGTGGGTGTCGCTGCAGCCAAGGCGTATTCGGCGGCGTGGCAGGTGCCGTTCTACGCGGTCAACCACCTGGGCGGGCATCTGGCCGCCGATGTGTTCGACCACGGGCCGCTGCCGGAGAGTATCGGCTTGCTGGTGTCGGGCGGGCACACCAATCTGCTGCACGTGCGATCGCTGGGGCAGCCCATCATCGAGTTGGGCTCGACCGTCGACGACGCGGCGGGGGAGGCGTACGACAAGATCGCACGGCTGCTAGGTCTGGGCTACCCGGGTGGTCGGGTGCTCGACGAACTGGCGCGCGAGGGCGATCCGAAGGCGGTCGTCTTTCCCCGCGGGATGACGGGCCCCCGCGACGAGCCCTACGCATTCAGCTTCTCCGGGCTCAAGACCGCGGTCGCGCGCTATGTCGAGAGCCACCCGGACGCGTCGCAAGCTGATGTGGCTGCGGGCTTTCAGGAGGCCGTGGCCGACGTGCTCACCCTCAAGGCGGTGCGTGCGGCCAAGGAGCTGGGCGTGTCCACGTTGCTGATCGCCGGCGGGGTGGCCGCCAACTCGCGGCTGCGGGAGTTGGCGGCACAGCGTTGCGAGGAGGCCGGATTGACACTGCGGATCCCACGGCCCCGGTTGTGCACCGACAACGGCGCGATGATCGCCTCGTTCGCGGCCCACCTGATCGCCGCGGGAGCGCCCCCGTCACCACTGGACGCCGCAAGCAATCCCGGGTTACCGGTGGTGCAGGGCCAGGTTGCATGA
- the alr gene encoding alanine racemase, which translates to MTQSELAASPTAVVDLDAIAHNVAVLREHAGAAAVMAVVKADGYGHGASQVARAAVAAGAAELGVATLDEALALRRDGITARVLCWLHPPGTDFAPALLADIDVAVSSQQQVADVVDAVRRTGRPATVTVKADTGLSRNGVAEADYPAVLDALRRAESEDAVRIRGLMSHLAHGDDPDHPFNDVQARRLTELAGFARGHGVHYDVVHLSNSPAALTRPDLAFDMVRPGIAVYGQTPIPQRGDMGLRPAMTVKCPVALVRSIKKGDGVSYGHSWIAETDTTVALIPAGYADGVFRSLSNRIDVSINGTRYRNVGRICMDQFVVDLGPHPTDVAVGDDAILFGPGTGGEPTAQDWAELLGTINYEVVTSPRGRIVRSYVGGPR; encoded by the coding sequence ATGACACAGAGCGAGCTTGCTGCGTCGCCCACCGCGGTGGTCGACCTCGACGCCATCGCCCACAACGTGGCTGTACTGCGCGAACACGCCGGTGCAGCCGCGGTGATGGCGGTGGTCAAGGCCGACGGCTACGGCCACGGCGCGTCGCAGGTGGCCCGCGCCGCGGTCGCCGCGGGTGCCGCGGAGCTCGGTGTCGCGACCCTCGATGAGGCACTGGCGCTGCGGCGCGACGGCATCACCGCGCGGGTGCTGTGCTGGCTGCACCCGCCGGGCACCGACTTCGCGCCTGCGCTGCTGGCCGACATCGACGTGGCGGTGTCCTCGCAGCAGCAGGTCGCCGATGTGGTCGACGCCGTCCGGCGCACGGGGCGTCCCGCGACGGTCACCGTCAAAGCGGACACCGGGTTGAGCCGCAACGGCGTCGCCGAAGCCGACTACCCGGCCGTCCTTGACGCGCTTCGGCGGGCCGAGAGCGAGGACGCAGTCCGGATCCGCGGCCTCATGTCGCACCTGGCGCACGGTGATGACCCCGATCACCCCTTCAACGATGTCCAGGCGCGCCGGTTGACCGAGCTGGCAGGGTTCGCCCGCGGCCACGGGGTGCACTACGACGTTGTGCACCTGAGTAATTCACCGGCCGCGCTGACACGGCCCGACCTGGCGTTCGACATGGTCAGGCCGGGAATCGCGGTGTACGGTCAGACGCCCATTCCCCAGCGCGGCGACATGGGCCTGCGTCCGGCGATGACGGTGAAATGCCCTGTGGCGCTGGTTCGTTCGATCAAGAAGGGCGACGGAGTGTCCTACGGGCACAGCTGGATCGCTGAGACTGACACCACGGTTGCCCTCATCCCGGCCGGGTACGCCGATGGCGTGTTCCGAAGTCTGAGCAACCGAATCGACGTGTCGATCAACGGCACGCGGTACCGCAACGTGGGCCGTATCTGCATGGACCAGTTCGTGGTGGACCTCGGCCCGCATCCGACCGATGTCGCGGTGGGTGACGACGCGATACTCTTCGGCCCCGGCACCGGCGGCGAACCGACCGCGCAGGACTGGGCGGAGCTGTTGGGGACCATCAACTACGAGGTCGTGACGAGCCCGCGCGGACGGATCGTGCGTTCCTACGTAGGGGGCCCCCGATGA